AGTAGGCAACACCTTTGTTGCGGAATTCTGCTTCGCCTGGCACGCCAATGTTGCGCCAGCGCGCACCTGTCGATAAGATTACGGTTTTGCTCTTAAGAACTGCGCCATTTTCCAATTCGATTTCAATGAGATCCTTTTTCTCCAGACGTTTCGCTGTCTGCAGGTTCATGATATCGATATCGTATTCTTTCACGTGTTCTTCAAGGCTTGCCGCAAGCTTCGGTCCTTCTGTGCGATTAACGCTGATGAAGTTCTCAATCGCTGCGGTATCCAGGATCTGACCACCGAAACGATCAGCGACGATACCTGTGCGGATCCCTTTGCGGGCAGCGTAGATCGCTGCGCTTGCGCCGGCAGGTCCGCCACCGACAACGAGCACGTCGAATGGGTCTTTATCTTCGAAGTCGGATGCATCTAGGCCGCTTCCCATTTCCACAAGGATTTCCTCGATTGTTTTGCGACCGCTCGTAAATGGTTCACCATTTAAGTATACGGTCGGAACCGCCATGATGTTTTTGCTTTCCACTTCATCCTTAAAGACTGCACCATCGATCATCGTGTGCGTAATATTGGGATTCAATACGCTCATGATGTTCAATGCCTGTACGACTTCCGGACAGTTCTGGCAGCTCAGGCTGATATAGGATTCGAAATGATGCGTGCCTTCGATGTTCTTTACTTGCTCGATCACCTGCGCGTCGACTTTAGGCGCTCTGCCGCTCACATGTAGCAAAGCTAAAACGAGTGAGGTGAATTCGTGGCCAAGCGGAATACCGGCAAATACGATGCCGGTATCTTCGCCAGGGCGGTTGATGCTGAAACTTGGTGTTCTTTCCAATTCTGCTTTTTCTACTTTGATGAGGGAAGACATGGAAGCCAGTTCATCCACTAGCTTCTGCATGTCCTCTGCTACTTTGCCGGAGTCCGCGCTGATCTTTAGCAGGACTTCGTTTTCCATCATCTCGAGATATTGGGCTAACTGCGCTTTAATATTCGCATCTAACATATAAACCGTCTCCTTAAATTTTACCTACAAGATCCAGGCTTGGCTTAAGTGTTTCGCTACCTTCCTGCCATTTAGCCGGACATACTTCGCCCGGATTGTTGCGGACGTATTGTGCTGCTTTGATTTTATTAACTAGAACGCTTGCGTCACGGCCGATTCCGTCTGCGTTGATTTCTGCTGCCTGTACGACACCGTCTGGATCGATGATAAATGTACCACGCTGTGCAAGACCTGCTTCTTCGTCTAGCACGTCGAAAATGCGGGAGATTTTCTGTGATGGGTCACCGACCATGATGTAGCGCAAGCTGCTGATAGCATCTGAGTGATCGTGCCATGCTTTGTGCGTGAAGTGTGTGTCTGTTGAAACAGAGTATACTTCCGTATCGAGGCCTTTTAATGTTTCGTATTGGTTCTGAAGGTCTTCGAGTTCAGTAGGGCAGACAAATGTAAAGTCAGCCGGGTAGAAGCAGACTACGCTCCATTTACCTTTGAAGTTTTCCTGGGTTACTTCGATGAATTCCCCATTACCACTGTTGTACGCATTTGCTGTAAACTCTTCGATTTGTTTTCCGATCATTGACATGAATGATTCCTCCTAAGTGTTTTTGATGACTGATGCAGTCACCTGTTTGAGTTATAGAATATAATAATTCTAATTACACAATCATTATCGTATAACCGTGGGGAGTTGTCAATCTAATTGATTCGGTCTAATAAAATGTCTTAATATACTTTCTGTAAAACGATAGTATAGGGGATGCTGTCTCCTCAATTCTCAATTGAATCGAATGATTACCAATTGGATCGAAGACAGCGGAAGGAATTAAACTGAGCAACTACCTAATAATTACGGCGGCACAAGTGCTCTTCTTTAGTGAATCATTCAATTGAGGAAAAACCACATTACTCATAACGTTACTGATGGGGGTCGTTGGAGACGTTTGGCTTTGCAATGATTAACCAACTCACGGTAAAGACTTGATTTCCAAACGGCAACATTGCTGATGTTATATCTAGGTTCAAATCTCGCGTCACATGCTGTTCGTTGCAGTTTATCCCTTTCGAAAAAAGTTATACAATTTGGACTGGGATTGGCATCGTGATCGGTGCTTTTGTTGGCATGATATTCTTTGATGAATCAAGAGACTGGAGAAGGATGGTTATTATAGCAATAGCGTTCTGTTCCGCAATCGGTCTTTGAGTTCGATTCTGTAGCAAGGGTTGTGCCGTTAAAGGGCCATCCACTGGCAGTCATTGATAAGAACTGTAAATTATTATAAGAGGTTGGGACAGTACAGAAAAAACGTAAGGGGAATGTCCTTTACGCTTTTTTCTGTTCTTATCAGTAAATATTTTTTAGAGTAACAGAGTGTACCGGAACGTAGAAAGGCCGACTCCTGAGGGATCAGCGTGCGTCTTGAGACCCTGGACAGGTGCCTTAATTTCTGCAAAGTACACAGAAATACGGCAAAGCGAACCCTACGTTGTTCGCTTGGCTCAAGCCACGCCCCTCGGAAAGCGTGCCTTTTTGAGTGCAGGGAAACGGGGTGAGATAGTTATGTCCCAGCCTTTTATTACGGTATTACTTTTGGTTTTTTTCTGCATAGACGCCCATAGCCGTACACATAAATTGGGCTAAGCCTTCACCGAATTGATCAATGTTTTGGGTGAAACGCTCGTCGTCTACGTACATTTGACCCAATCCTTTGAATGCCTCTAGAGAGTAGTTTCCCATTTTGTTTAAAAAATGATACCACTCCCTAATTTTCTCTTGGACCTCTTTGGAATCAGGTGATAGATGGCGAATTGCGGCAAGGTTACGAAAAACCTCGTTGAATTTTTCCTGATCGAAGGCAGTCATATTTTTCGCTTTCTCATTTGCTTCATCAACTGCTTGATCGCCCCACTTTTCTCTAGCTTCTTGTTCATATGGGTTATGGCTAAAGTCAAAGCCCTCAAATTTCTCTTGATTTGTCATTTGTATTTCTCCTTTCGCATGTTGAATTGTTTTTTCAATAGTCCCGATCATCTGATCAAGCCGTTTCTTTTGTTCCAGAAGCATTTTATGTTGCATTTCAAGCGCTTCTTGTTGATTAAACGATGGACTATCGATAATTTCTTTAATCTTCTTTAAAGGGAAGCCGAGTTCTCTAAAAAATAAGATTTGCTGCAGTGTCTCGAGATTCTCGTCAGAATATATACGATAACCAGCATCAGTGTTTTCGTCGGGAATGAATAATCCAATTTCATTATAATGGTGTAGTGTGCGCACACTAATTCCTACTAACTCAGCAACTTCTTTCACTTTCATCTTGTTTCGCTCCCTTCACTTAATAACTATAAAGTATCTCGTAACGTGAGAGTCAATACTTTTCTAACAAAGGTTTGAAGAAGCATTGCATCAATAAACACATCAAGGGATGGATGATTCTATCCTAGCTGGCTAAGTTACAGAAAATATTATTCAAAAAATAGCATGATGTTGAGTGATTGGCGCTATGTTTAGCACTAATCACTTTTTTTATTATCGGTATTGGATCGCCTTAGAATTAGACCGTATAAACTTGATGTACATCAAGGTGTAAGCCCGCCAAGTAATTCATACTGAAGCTAGGAGTTACGCAATGGAACACTGACGATATCAGAGTCAACGTCAGTTTCACTTCTTATAGTGCAGCAATGAAACGAGGGTGGTACTGCACAGAGAAATCCCGATTCGTTTTGCCGGATATAGAATCGGACTATTCTCTTAAAGTTATTCATATATAACGAGATAGGTCTAAAAATAAACAGAATTATCACCGGAATTATTGGAATATTCCTAGTTGTCATGTCGTGTTCATACTTTTATCTATAGTAACTTGCCTTTACGTAAAGTAGAGAGAATGTGTGAAGTGAAATGAACGAGGCTGGTTTTATTGAATGGACAATAGCATTACCGTTCGTCACTCATAGAGTGGGTGACACAGACCTGCTTTATGTATGCGGTTCAATTACTTACAAAGAGGGGGGATCGTATGAAAAACTCACCGGGCAACGAAGTGAACAAAGAGGAAGTAGTGGATGAGGGTTCATTCAGAAATGCTATGTATGCTTCCATCTTATTCGTTGGAGGCGGAATCGTTATTTTTTGGTTGATATTATTTATTTTCTTTTCAGTAAGACTATAAGGAGGTATTTCCATGAACATGCATCGATATGAAAAAATCTGGCTATTTTTAGCTGCTTCCATGTTGGTCATCGCTGTAGTCTATAGTGGCGTTCAGACCTTTGCGTTAGGTCAAGGCCCACCCAGTGGTGTCGGTATGATTGATCCAGAAAAAGTAGAAGAGACGGCGCCATTTGATAATCCGGGGACTTTTCAAATTAGTGAGAATGAATATGAAGTTGTCATGATCTTACGGGCTTTTTCATTTGAACCGAATGTAATTGAAATACCTGCTGGCGCAACTGTTCATTTTAAAATGACTTCTACAGATGTAATGCACGGTTTTCAAGTCATCGGCACCAATTTAAATGCGATGATCATGCCAGGACATATTCAAGAAGCGAAACAAACATTTAAGAAGCCTGGCGAGTATTTAGTCGTATGTAATGAATATTGTGGTGTAGGTCATCAATTAATGAGCATGAAAATCATAGTGAAATAGGAGGTGAATGAAATGGAAGCGATTGAAAAGCAAAGTAGTAAAATTAGTAAATTGTCAGGGGGAAATAGATTAGATTCACGTCTGACATTAACGTATTTCTCCATAGCTTTCGTCACGTTATTGATAGGTGGACTTTTAGGTTTACTTCAAGGGCTTAATCGTGCGGGATTGCTCGAACTACCTACAAACTTTAATTATTATCAAGTCTTGACGGCGCATGGTATTTTATTAGTTTTAGTATTCTCTGTATTGTTCGTCATTGCGTATTTTTACTCGGTACTTTCTCATACGATGGATGGATTATTTCCAGTCGTCAGAAAGATGGGCTGGATTTCCCTGATCACTATGCTCGTAGGGGTAGTATTGGTCATTACGAACGTCGTCATGGGTAACGCCTCTGTCATGTACACATTTTATCCGCCGATGAAGGCATCCCCTTGGTTCTATGTTGGGTTATTCATTGTCGTGGCAGGCATCTGGATTGCTGCGTTTGGCGGATTTACTCAAATCGCCAAGTGGAGAAAGAGACACCGTGGCCAACATATACCGTTACTCGCATTCTTTGCGATGGGTGTTTTCATCCTGTTATTCTTCGGAAGTCTAGGTGTAACAGCAGAAGTGTTAATGCTTATACCGTGGGCGTTTGGTTGGACCGAAACGATTAATGTAATGCTTAGTAGAACATTATTTTGGAGCTTCGGACATACATTTGTAAACATTTGGTACTTAACCGCAGTTTCCTTATGGTATGTAGTCGTGCCGAAAGTAATTGGCGGTCGATTATTCAGTGATACATTAACGAGAGTAGTTGTCATACTGTTAGTCGTCTCGAATATTCCAGGCGGTTTCCACCACCAAATTGTGGACCCAGGCATGTCAGAAGGAATTAAACTCACACATGCGCTGATGAGCATGGTGATCGGCTTCCCGTCCTTAATGACAGCATTTGCGATGTTCTTCGTATTCGCTCGTGTGGGCAAGAAGAAAGGTGCGAAAGGAGTATTCGGCTGGATTAAAAAGATGCCTTGGGGAGACGTTCGTTTCCTAGCTCCGATGATTGCAATGATTTTCTTCATTCCAGGCGGAGCTGGCGGTATTGCACAAAATGCGAACCAATTGAATCAAGTCGTGCATAACTCGCTGTGGGTTGTAGGCCATTTCCATATCACTGTCGGTGTGACAGCCGTGTTGACCTTCTTCGGTGCGATGTATTGGTTAATACCTTACTTATCCAAGCGGACACTTACTCCCGCCATGAATAAATTGGGTGTAATTCAAACATTGATTTGGACTATTGGAATGGTCTTCATGGCCGGTGGAATGCACACGGTAGGACTTCTAGGTGCTCCACGAAGAACGTCTTACACAACGTATGGCGATAGTGCAACCGCTGCAAGTTGGGACCCGTACTTACTTTTATTAGCGGTAGGAGGCGTATTATTAACGATAGGTCTCGTGCTGATTGTCTACATCGTCTTCAATCTCATGTTCTTCGCGCCAAAAGGAACTACAGAATTTCCTATTGCACAAGGTGAAGACAATGCAAGTGAGACACCGAAGTGGACAGAGCGTTGGAGTGTATGGATTATCATCATGCTGTTCATCGTCGCGTTCGGTTACGTTTTCCCTCTAGTGGATATGATTCAAAATGCACCACCGGGATCACCGCCATTCATTACTTGGTAATTGCTAGTGGTGTCCAGCATCAGTCGATATAAACACTTCATAATAAATTGTAAAAACATAGTGAAATCCCACCAAGTCATAATTGGTGGGATTTTTTCATAGAGTCAAAACCGGGGTGTTGCAGAATGGTTTCAACTGTTTGGAAGGTCGAATCTTATAATATTCATGCCTACATCTACTGAGCTTAGTTGATATATCATTTTATTTAAAAGTATACTTGACGAATAGGAATTAAAGGGATAAAGTAAAATCTACAATACTATGAAGACAGAGGGGTGCGGAATGATGAATACTTTTTTACTTATTGTGAACATTGCGGGATTGTTATTGCTTGTCGGCCTATTATATAGAATGAATCGTAAAAAGGTATCCTTTTCAAAACGCGTGTTTACAGGGCTTGGGCTCGGAATTGGTTACGGACTTATTTTGCATTTTGCCTATGGAACAGAGTCAGAGATCCTCAAGCAGTCGATGCCATGGTTTAACCTAATCGGTAGCGGCTATGTTAAATTACTGCAAATGATTGTTATGCCACTTGTTTTTATTTCGATCTTAGCGGCTTTTACGAAAGTGACGATCGGGAAAAACTTTGGGAAAATGGCGGCTACGATTTTAGGTATGCTCGTCGGTACGACAGCGATTGCTGCCATTGTGGGGATTTCTGTTACGCTTCTATTTGGACTGGACGCTTCTGAAATCGTACAAGGGGAAGCAGAAGCGGCACGTGGGCTTTCTTTGGAAGAGAACTTGGAAACTGTAGCCGATGTTTCATTACCTGAAAAGCTCATCGATTTATTGCCTGCTAATCCTTTCCTAGATTTTACAGGTGCACGTCCAACTTCAACGATTGGCGTCGTGATTTTTGCGGCATTCCTCGGGTTTGCCTACTTAGCGATTACCAGAAGGGATGAAGAAAACGCGGTCACGGTGAAAAAAGGAATTGACGCGATTTACGCGTTGATCATGGGTGTGGTAAGAATCGTTCTACGTTTGACGCCATATGGTATTTTGGCGATTATCGCGCGAACTGTTGCGACGTCTGATTTTATGGCGATTTACAGTCTCGGGAAGTTTGTCCTTGCTTCTTATATCGCCTTACTGGTGATGTTCGGCATTCACTTGCTCATTATTACATTGTCCGGATTGAATCCGGTGACGTATGTGAAGAAAGCAGGGGAAGCGTTGATATTTGCTTTCACATCCCGCTCAAGTGCAGGAACGCTACCGTTAACGATTCATGCCCAAACGAACCGCTTGGGTGTACCTGAAGGAATTGCCAACTTTTCGGGTTCATTTGGTTTATCCATCGGGCAAAATGGCTGTGCTGGAATCTACCCAGCGATGCTTGCTGTCATGATTGCTCCATCGGTTGGTATCAATCCACTGGACCCAACATTTTTAGTAACATTAATTGCAATCGTGGCGGTTAGTTCATTTGGTGTAGCAGGTGTTGGGGGAGGCGCGACATTTGCCGCAATTCTAGTCTTGTCGGCACTCAATCTTCCTGTCGCACTCGCAGGGTTATTGATTTCTGTTGAACCACTGATTGACATGGGCCGAACTGCAGTAAACGTCAGTGGCTCGATGACAGCAGGTGTCACAACAGCCCGCGTAACGGGTGAACTGGACACGGATATGTATAATGAATCACTTGAAAAACAAACAGCAGAAGCATAAGTTTTAAGACATCCCGCAGGAGACAACATGGTCTTCTGCGGGATTTTTTTAATAGAATGAATATCCGATTAGAATGTCAAGAGGCACCGGATTAAACCGTCTCATTTGATTTTTCTGAAAACATTTGGATAATTCTGCTATACTAATAAAAGGGTAAGAGTAGGTTCATGGTTCCACAGTTGATTCATACAGGCGGAATCCTGCAGTTAGGAAATTCAACGGCTGTTTTGATACGTGAAGTAAGTGATTTGTCATAAAAAACAAGCAAACAAAGGGGTAGATCATAATGAAGAAGAAAATTGATGAGCACCAGATTCATGAAGAGTACTATGAAGAAATTCTTGAGCAAGTGAAAAACGATCCATACGCTAAATCATTAGGCATTGAGTTAACGAAATTTGACGCTGGCGTTGCAGAGGCAACGGTGGAAGTGCAAAGTCATATGGTGAATGCGTTTGGCACGGTTCATGGAGCGGTTATTTATGCGTTAGCAGACCATGCCTTTTCTGTAGCTTGTAATGCCTATGGCAAAACGTCAGTGGGATTAAGTACAACGATTCAATTTATGGAACCAGCCAAGCCGGGGGACAAGTTAGTAGCCGTTGTAAAAGAAGTTAAACGAAACTTTCGCACAGGGTTCTACAGAGTGGAAGTTTTTCATGAAAAAAGTTTGATAGCGACGATGGAGGCAATGTCTTACAGTAAGAGTCATTACTTTATTGAACTTGAGGACCAAGATTAACTGCGTAGCCCGAAGATTATAGAATCAGGGAAGTCCTTTATTTATCGAATGGCCCAAATTAATGAATAGTTATCAGAAAGGTGATTGACTATGAAAATATATCTGAAAGAAAGATATACATCTTATATAAGTATCACTTTTGGTTTATTAATTGGTTTTATAATTGTTACATTTTTATCCGATAAACCTGATTATAAAGCTGGTGTTGTCGCCATTTTAATTGGATTAATAATCGGAGAGTTACTTTTTTACTTAAGATGGTCAATACGCCAAAAAAGGGAACGAGACATTTAAATAAACGGGCGTTTTTCTTGAAGAAAATCAGCGCTCACTTTTCATAATCGGCCCATTTTGTCGCACAACCTTTTTTGAACAACAGGGAGGAATAATTATATGAAACTGAAGAATGTAACATTTCTAAACAACGATATGAAATTTGAAACACGTGATTTTTCAATAAAAAATAACACAATAAGTTTTGATTTAGATGACGGAGATAAAGAGATTTTAATGGATTGCAAGGATTATTTGGTGCTTCCAGGACTTTTTAACGCTCATTTTCACAGCTACTCGCCTTTAACTAAAGGATTAATGCAAGAAATGGCTCTTCAAGACTGGTGCAATGATTCAGAGCAAGGAAAAATACAACAAATATTATTTGATTACTTGGAAAATGAAATTTCAGAAAGAGATTTTGGATACATTGCTCAAAAGAGCTATATTGATATGGTCAAAAATGGGGTTACTTTTGTAAGTGACTCAGATCCACAATCACCCCAGAAACTAAGTGATGTAATGAATGAGATTGGAATACGAGGAATGGTTGATACATACGAGGAAATTGGATCTTATAATAATAAGACAGAGGGAAACATTTTATTTGGAACCCATTTACTAGAGGAAGAAGATATGACAAATGATGAATTGCTTAATTTGAAAAAAGTGAAAGATAAATATAATGCTATTATGATGACGCACTGTTTAGAGAATGAGTGGAGACTTAATATAGTTAAATCTAAATTCGGTAAATCAAGTATCGAACTTTATAATGAAATGGATTTACTTGATGATAAAACAGTTCTTTTTCACGGTGTTTATATGTCAGAAGAGGATATTGAATTGGTAGCAAAACATAAAAGCTCTGTTGTTCATTGTCCTCTTTCAAACTTGGATACAGGCGCAGGAGTTGCAGATGTTAATGCTATGCTTGAGAAAGGTGTGAATGTTTGTTTGGGTACTGATTACGCTCACACAAATGTATGGGAGTTAATGAGGTTAACGTATTACTTATTAAAAATAAATAATCCTGTTAACAAATACTCTGCCGAAGAAATCTTTAGAATGGCAACTGTCAATGGTGCAAGGGCATATAAATTACAGGATGAGATAGGTCAAATTAAAGATGGTTATAAAGCAGATTTAATTTTTATTAAAAAAGATGATTCAGACCTAGAGCCATTGCTAAATAAAGAAAAATTTTCAACTTATCTCTATAACTTATTGTTTTATAGTAAAGCTGATTCGGTTCAGCACGTAATGATTGATGGCAAGTGGATTATGAAAGATAGGAAACTGGAAACGGTTGACGAAGAAAAGGTTGTAAGTAGATACAATCAAATTGCAGATGGTTTTTTGCACTATTTAAAAGAACGAGCCTATTGAATTAACGGGGGCGATTCTTGTATAAGGGATCTGCACCCTTTTCAGTAATAGGGCCATTTAGTGGAACTTTGGTAATTCGATGAAAGGGGTGACTAAACTATGAAAATTAAAAGGTTGGCGCCAATGCAAAGATTGGCGATTATAATTTCAACTTTGATGGTTGTTGGAGGCTTTTTAATAGTATCGCAAATGTATTTCACTTATAGCGAAAATCGTGCAATGTCCAATGGTTGTTACGACAGGGGTGGTTTCCCCACGGTTGAAAAATCAGGGCTAAGTATAAGTTATTTTGATTGCAATATGAACCCATAATTCCAGAATAGGGCGCAGTTGTTGTATAAAAACTTTGCTTCAATCTGGCCATCGATTGACTTGAAACTAGAAGGAAGCAATTTGAAGGGGTGCGTAATTTAACAATGAGTAATAAATTAAGCAACTTTGTTTTGTCGGGTGATTTTGAAGAAGCTAAAAAATATTATCAAAATACAAGTTTTAAAAGTTTTAGTGATAATTTAATAAGTACTGCTTTTGATAATCAGAATATATCTAACTATACATTGGTAGTAAGTTTATTACTCCAAGAAGAAAATGCTAAGCTACATGAATTAGCATTTTCTCTTTTAGCCCAACCGCTTTGCCACACAGAAGGTGCTTATTTTGCTTCTGTATACCATGCAAGAAAAGCGGTAGAATTAACTGATTTTAAAAATGTTAAATACATGGAAAACCTGCTTTTTTTAAACATTGTGCCAGATAAAGTAGTTAGTGATGAAGAAGCTAGGGAAATTGCCAAGAAAATACACTCGCTGGAGTGTAAAAATGAATTAGCTAACGAATTATTAAACAGTAATTCGTGAAGAAAGGTATTGGGGCTTTATTGGAAGACTTATTGAAAAGGAAATATCTAAATTTTATGCCATTTTTAAATTAGCCTTATTATACTATCGGGCGCAATTCTTGAAGATGAATCTGCGCCCATTCTGCAATCGGACCGGATTTTTAAATAACTGAAGGTATTAGGGAGCTTGTTTTGAACAGAATTATAATATAGGGGTCTATCATATGCCATTAAGATTAGAAACTACACGTTTATATTTACAAACCTTTAACAAAGAAGATGCAATTAGAATTAGTGAGCTAGCTAATAATAAAGGATTAGCAGATATACTTGGTCTACCACATCCATATGAATTGAAGCATGCTAAGGATTGGATTGCAATTCAACCTCGGCAAATTAAGGATGGGATTGAATACCCTTTGACGATAGTGTCTAAGGAAATAAACGAAATTATAGGTACAATCACTCTACGAATTGATAAAAATAACAATAAAGGCGAAATTGGTTATTGGATTGGCACAGATTACTGGGGAAACGGGTTCGCAACTGAAGCGGTCAATAAAATTATAGAATTTGGATTTAACGATTTGAATTTAAATAAAATTTGGGCTTCAGCTCTTACTAGAAATAAAGCTTCATCAGTGGTGTTGGGAAAAGCGGGCTTACAAAAGGAAGGTACATTAAGGAAAGATAAACTTCTACATAATGAGTATGAAGATATTGATGTATATGGACTTTTACAAAAGGAATATAAAAAATAGATATTCCATACAGGGGCCAAATAATTGAATTAGTGGGGGATGGAAAATGAGTTTTGTGATTCGAGAAATGGTAAAAGAAGATATAAAGCAAGTTCAAGACGTAGCAAAAAAAAGTTGGAACTCAACTTATGAAGGGATAATCCCACATCAAATACAGGAAAACTTTTTGAATGCTGCTTACAATGATAAAATGATGGAAAAGCGTTTAAATAGCTCGTTTATTTATGTTGCGGAAATGAAAGATAAGGTTGTAGGTTTTGCCAATTTCACGCCAGTTAACAGTGAAGGGCAATCAGAGTTAAGTGCAATATATCTCTATCAAGACTGTCAAGGTGAGGGTATAGGCACTGCTTTACTTCAGCGAGGGATAAAGGAATTAGAGAATCTGAAGGAAGTATATATCGATGTTGAAAAGGAAAACACCGTCGGAAAAACATTTTACGATGCCAAAGGGTTTAAGACAATTAATGAATATGATGATAACTTCGATGGTCACATTTTGAAAACAATTCGAATGTGTTT
This window of the Sporosarcina ureae genome carries:
- a CDS encoding GNAT family N-acetyltransferase gives rise to the protein MSFVIREMVKEDIKQVQDVAKKSWNSTYEGIIPHQIQENFLNAAYNDKMMEKRLNSSFIYVAEMKDKVVGFANFTPVNSEGQSELSAIYLYQDCQGEGIGTALLQRGIKELENLKEVYIDVEKENTVGKTFYDAKGFKTINEYDDNFDGHILKTIRMCLTV